The genomic region ggaggatcaagccccaagtcctttgcggcatttctcaggggttcccctgttggttcctaacgcatcagcagcccctggctcttctctgttgctcagaactccatccccttcccccgctgagcctagtttaaagccctccttgtaagtccggccagcttgttggcaaagaccctcttgccccgcttggtcaggcgaatcccatcagctcccaacagacccggcttctcaaaggtacacccgtgatcacagaagccaaaacctcgcgtatggcaccagctacgcagccaggcattcacctgttcaattcgtctcctccttcctggacccctccctctgactgggaggagagaggagaccaccacctgtgctcctgatccttttaacattgctccgagggacataaagtctctttggagggttctaagttgcctcgtcagaccctacgcggaatagtaggagcgcatgataacctgcagggatcaccaggctcggcagcctctcggcgacgccacggatgcgagcccctggtaggcagcagacttctcgagagaaatcgcctggacggcaaacgggtgcgtcggtgcctctcagtaggggatctccaattgctaacaccttacgtgcttttctggtggcactggttctgatgcgggcgggaggttgggtcagctttgcgtggttggcttggccaagttaaccaagctcacacccacctccttatagctgttcctgggtttccaacactcgcacacaaagagcatccaacaggctccgcacattttcatcccttcgcacgcaggagttccggtgccttgtctctttcattaccaagtgagaacaaagggagactagagccctctgctcacaagagcctcttattgctcagaaagaaggctttgtctcttggaatttccccccctcgaagcaactggatccccagcgatttcccgactttcctgtctccaaaacgtcctgtctccaaaaccccagtcactatcgttccttaaagcatcaacccccttcaacacttctacatggaggaatctgccctttaggctttgtgatggattgacctcggccggctgtcaggggcccgcccagccgctctctcactgcccctcctcaacaggacagggggagaaaataggatgaaaaagttccttcaggaaacatccaccggccggacccacaggcagcagggaaatacctgccccagacagcgctttgccctttcttcaataggttttcccaggggcgcccccggcttcgctgagccgctcagctttggcctgcggcaagtccagtgcctagctggctggcaccagctgcgtccagcacagggcagaccctggcctcttctcacacaggctacccccgcaggccgcacctggagcgccgtgtccagttctggtccccacaattcaaaaaagagacgcagaccgactggggaaggtcccaaggagggccgcaaagatgaccaaagggctggagaacctgccctaggaggaaaggctgaaggagttgggtctcttctcccttgcagaagagaaggctcgcgggggagggaacctcatcgcagtctgccagtacttaaagggcggctacaaagaagaggacggaggctttcccacaaaaggtcggacgcagcgttcaagggcaacgaaggatggccctgctttcccatgcccgtctcccttttttaatagctgttaaagaaagatgaagttggctgtctccctgcgacgtagctttggtttgggtctggctgggatggaaggtaactttccccacagcagccctcatagtgctgtgcttcgtagctgtagctggaagggtgttgataacacaccagtgttctggctactgccgagcagtgctcccacagcacggaggctgtctctccagccacccccacccccacagtccagtaagctgggggtgggcaagaggctggcaggggacacagccaggacagctgacccaaatggaccaagagagatattccaccgtgctatggaagcaccacagctgccattcagaccaattgttttctcctaccacgtccctcctcagcagaaaagggattatcaacggggccttatcacgcagcccttgatgaagtgctccaacaggagttggatgcttccaacgcattgcactgtgccgaaagcacccttgtatggcatgcctgtagcgtcgcatacagtattttctaaaggtgttgcagcagcagccgcctacactggctttacgtacatttgcgtaccgcttccaaagagccaagagtctgcttcctacaggacgcaggagactgctaagccgtcccagcgtcacgcttcaaatgactggccaaatcactatctatctatagaacactgttaacagaccgacacagtccacgtacttacactccggggagacgccgttttaacttgcggaactatttccctcagtaagacgcacaagacggaggtgagatccccatgctaaatctttattgtgcaactgctgctcacagcttttattaccttccacagacacgcggcacaaaacattcgacatcaacagtgcctagatcgacgggcaacagacgaaatccattcagcggcgattcgtacacgtgcagcagctcttgcggtgcaaaaatctcagccaggcggccagcccaaccgacggccacccagaatacgtagatgtacgtgacagacaggctgcccaccctcgggcccttcatccgcaaccatccggaatccatcggtcaggcccaggtgagcagcacgctgcttgccaacaatcattaaatgcccaagaagctggagaaggaagtacaaaaccataaataagtaaaataaaaagccacacacaagaaggggagagggcagggaggggaggaatgagagcagagaagcacccagagaaaccagttagccaactcctagcaattcaaccactgcgcttcaaattactgtctgtccgcctgcaaccggcatttcccaagcaaagctacaaagaccgattacgcacactgtaggggggggggaaagaaagagggctacgcaattgttttcaagctagacagtaacggactacaaaacagccacagaagctaagtttgtctccgggttaaagccccccgttatctcttcaggcaacatacgcaactcgggtggaaaataagcttcaggctgccttttgcgtgggtttacaaagtctctgaacttgacttttatagccaaaagcgaagcatccagcacctctcgaccagctttgcccttcctcacccccgacctgccaaaaaccccaagccctcttctccgtattagaagaagtactactcctcctcttgctctaaaccgtgacagtaggcatcaccctgcgctccaaaacaacactgcattttgcaccaggagtacgtacccagggatgagcattgctttatatcgctactttcggtcaaaaagctcagctccattacaagccagagagaaaagattatagcgccagaaaacccaaaccagcctaccgtgccctatcaaggggaaaaggggggatgggaaagagtctactaaattaggaactaacgacaggtacagtttagcgtacagaaagcttccacagtacttacacattcaccaggatcttctgcttcgcataacctcataattgcctccttaggcatggctaggaaaagcgtcggagcttggggtgaaagatcacggaacgcaaggcgctggaggaagagtaaacagttaaaacgtcattggcttcagagaaaggtaataatagcttaagcaaatcaatatgccccactgaactcctacagaagcagactaccggataccccaaacgcaagccgaaacgttgatttttcttacgcgatattaatgctttctgtacaaaaaaatacaacgtctttacagagccccctccagaagtgggattcagcatgcaaggtgatgggggcaaggaggcgggccagtacttcagactagcgacctccagtacgttttaattcgggtcgatcgtttcctaaggatgacgagtttctggatttacttttttggtaaagaaaaataagaaaagctgtaacaatccagtttgggggcgcagaaccaaagcctagcacagcagagctgtgaaatctctacagtgctattaggaggcacatcaagacctgcgtttctcctacgcagaactaactcattacggtcaccactcagacgttcaccgtttacatacatacgcctggaatccccgaggagactgactgcgtgcgcttaatctaaggtttcaagactgtcgtcctacacgaggtaggaccactcgcatccctcggcagcaaactttgcacgacttgcagtgccaaagggatatcacgcggcaaacgtctgcggctgccaccaagtgccttaccgtcagaggccctcctctacgcacgcgcgcacgcgacacggcggggctgggaaccgaggcgagccggccagcaccagcaacccagtacgcgccgcggcagccgggggcgggggggccgcaccgaagaagcgcgatgttatagggatcgcgcagtagagagcgccacaacccagagatgccccgtccctccaccgcccgcccgcagcaaggccgccacccgccctgccgcgctcccgggcaccgcgcaacgggtcctcggctcagggtgcctgcgagcgcggggggagggggggacggggggagggaggaggaaccgcgctcagagcaaagccgcggctacctcctcgtcctcgtaggcgacgttggcggggaagcgccttgccgatgatcttcccgaaaacactgcgggtggcggcggcaccaggccgggcggcccgcgccccaataagctcgtcggccacgacaacgccccttgtcgcccccgcgcttcctccactcggccaggccctccgcggcgcccattgggccgccagatggccgccggccgatcccgcgtctcgattggctgtctcgtctgtcgttttcgcttgtccccggccccccggcgggtccgccctcgtcgacctggtgcttagcggggctcagggagtttgcgtgccctgggggcgcggagggatccgacctgggggcggagggagaagacgttgggccagtccgcggagggatccgtgccgtgtagtgctgcgaccctgtgggcgggcgacgagggctcagaagaggctgttgtagctacaagtactattgactgttatttattaccgcgtcaactccaccccaaacgtgcttgtggctttttggtgctgctccctccagtcaaaggactgcttttgccagggcagggcaggccttaacttttcagaacactccccaga from Larus michahellis chromosome W, bLarMic1.1, whole genome shotgun sequence harbors:
- the LOC141735655 gene encoding LOW QUALITY PROTEIN: adenosine 5'-monophosphoramidase HINT1-like (The sequence of the model RefSeq protein was modified relative to this genomic sequence to represent the inferred CDS: deleted 1 base in 1 codon), with translation VVVADELIGARAARPGAAATRSVFGKIIGKALPANVAYEDEERLAFRDLSPQAPTLFLAMPKEAIMRLCEAEDPGECLLGHLMIVGKQRAAHLGLTDGFRMVADEGPEGGQPVCHVHLRILGGRRLGWPPG